GGGAAGGATTGCGTGGTTACGGTCAACCCAGCTTCCGAGAAACGACGGTGCAGATAGGCTTCCGTCTGTCGTAGGCGGCTCGGTGAGGTGAGGGGATGACGTTCCCCCACCAGGGCCTGAAGATCTTCTCTGAGTTGATGTCGATCGATGGGCACAGAACTGGTTTCCAGCTGCAAGCGGGTTAGGTCACGATTTCGGTGCCGATACCCTTCCGCGTGAAGATTTCAAGGAGGACCGCGTGCGGAATCCGTCCATCAATAATGTGAGCTTTTCCGACCCCATCACCCAAAGCATCCAGGCAGGCATGAACCTTTGGGATCATCCCTTCTGTGATGATTCCCTTCTTCATCATGCGCTGCACATCTTTGCGGGAGACAGTTGAGAGGTGGCGTCCGTTCGCGTCACGAATGCCTTTGATATCGGTCATCATCAGGAGCTTTTCTGCTCGTAACGCGCCGGCTATGGCTCCCGCGACAAGATCGGCGTTGATGTTGTAAGTATTGCCCTCGCGATCCGTGCCGATGGGCGCGATGATCGGGATGTAATGATCCTCTTGGAGGTTCCGTAACAGGCCCGGATCGACCTTTTCGATATCCCCGACCAATCCAAAATCGCCTTTCGCATCTTCCTCATCCAGGTCGCGATCGAGACTTTCCGCCCAGGCTTTGGCTGTCAGCGGTTTGCTAAGGATGAGCCCTCCGTCCTTCCCGCTCAACCCGACTGCGCTGCCACCATGCCGGGTGATCAGGTCAGTGAGTTCCATGTTGATTTTCCCGGCGAGGACCATCTCCACGATTTCCATCGTGGCGGCGTCGGTGATCCGGACACCATGGCGGAACTTCGCTTGAATGCCCAGTCGGTCCAGCATCTTGTCGATTTGCGGTCCGCCGCCGTGAATGATGACCGGGTTGATGCCGACATACTTCAGTAGGACGACGTCTTGCGCAAACCGCTCTTTGAGTGACGGGTCTGTCATCGCGTGGCCGCCATATTTCACGACCACGGTTTTTCCTCGAAATGTCCGGATGTACGGCAGGGCTTCGATCAGGACATCGGCTTTCTTGATGAGTTTATTCATGCGCCACTCCCGACGATTGGTCCGCAGACTTATAGAATATACCGGCTCAAATCCTGGTCTTTGACGATGTCCTTCAATCGATCCCGGACATAGGCGGCGGTGATGTTGATGCGCTTGTCAGGCCAGCCTGGTCCCTCGAAAGAAATTTCTTCCAACAACCGTTCCATGATGGTGAAGAGGCGACGGGCCCCGATGTTCTCGGTCCGTTCATTCACTTGGACTGCGATCTCCGCGATTTCCTCCAAGCCGTCCTTAGCGAATTCGATCGCCAGTCCTTCTGTAGCCAGTAAGGCCTGATATTGGCGGACCAATGCCCCCTGTGGTTCCGTGAGAATGCGGACGAAGTCCTCTTTCGAGAGGGGGCTGAGTTCCACACGAATCGGGAAACGCCCTTGGAGTTCTGGAATGAGATCGGACGGCTTCGCGACATGGAAGGCTCCGGCGGCGATAAAGAGGATGTGATCGGTCACGACCGGGCCATGTTTCGTGTTGACGGTGCAGCCTTCTACGATTGGAAGCAAGTCTCGTTGGACGCCTTCCCTGGACACATCAGGTCCACTGGAGCGCTCGCACCCGGCGATTTTGTCGATCTCGTCGAGAAAGACGATTCCCGTTTGTTCCACCTTATTGATCGCTTCACGCGTGGTGTCGTCCATATCAATCAATTTCTGGGCTTCCTCTTGTGTCAGGTGTTTCAGCGCTTCGGGCACTTTCATGAGCCGCTTTTTCTTTTTGCCCTGGAACATGCCACCCAGCATGTCACGAAGATTGTTCTCGAGGTCATCCAACCCACCTACATTGGAGATGACGCCGACCGGAACTCCCCGCTCTTTGACTTCCATTTCAACGGTTCGTTCATCCATCTTGCCTTCTCGTAGTTGGAGACGGAGCTTCGATCGGGTCGCTTCGTTGGAGTCAGGAGGGGCTTGGGTGGCTGTCTCCGTCGTGCTGTCCACGAATCCTGGCCGAGGCGGGGGCGGAGGCAAGAGGAGATCGAGCAAGCGCTCCTCAGCTTGCTGTTCGGCTTTGTGTTGCACGAACGCCAGGCGTTGGGTCTTGACCATATTGATGGCCAGCTCGGTGAGGTCACGAATAATCGATTCCACATCGCGCCCCACATACCCCACTTCGGTGAACTTCGAGGCTTCAACCTTGATGAACGGAGCCTCAGCCAGCTTGGCCAGCCGTCGGGCAATTTCCGTTTTGCCCACCCCCGTCGGCCCGATCATGATGATGTTCTTCGGCATGACCTCATCGCGAAGGTCGGGCGATAGTTGCTGACGTCTCCAACGGTTGCGAAGGGCGATAGCCACCATGCGCTTCGCATCCTTTTGTCCGATGACATACCGGTTCAGTTCTTCGACGATCTGACGGGGAGTGAGACTATTGAGATTCAATGCGACTGGCTCCGTCGTGAGCGGCTTCATCATTGTGGATTATCCTTGAAGTTCTTCAACAAGAATCTGTTGGTTGGTGTAGATGTCAATAGAACCTGCGATGGTCATGGCTTCGGTGACGATCACCGGGGCTTCTAGCTGTGAATGGCGGAGCAATCCTCTGGCCGCTGCCAACGCATAGGGACCACCCGAGCCGATTGCCAGAATGCCGTCTTCCGGCTCGACGACGTCGCCGGTCCCGGTAATGATGAACGACTGCTCACGCCCGGCCACGGCCAGGAGGGCTTCCAGACGGCGAAGCACGCGATCCGTCCGCCAATCTTTTGCCAGCTCAACCGCGGCCCTTGTGAGATTTCCGCGATATTCCTCCAATTTGCTCTCGAATTTTTCAAAGAGTGTGAACGCGTCCGCCGTGGCTCCCGCAAACCCCGCCAGAACCTGATCGTGATGCAAGCGCCGAATCTTTTTGGCGTTATGTTTCATGACCGTGGTGCCGACGGTGACTTGGCCGTCACAGCCCATGGCAACTCGTCCGTTGCGACGGACACAGAGAACGGTCGTCGACCGGATTTTCATGATGACTTGTGATCCTTTCCATGTGGGGGGCGAGTCGCCTGTGCGCGAGGATGGGCCCGGTCGTAGACCGCGAGCAGTTGGTCCATCGCCACATGTGTATACTTTTGTGTGGTGCTTAGTGATGCATGGCCGAGCAGTTCCTGGATTGATCGGAGATCAGCTCCTTCATCGAGGAGATGGGTCGCGTAGGAATGCCGGAGGGTGTGGGGACTGACTCCTCCACCCACGAGGCGGCTGGAGTACAGGGCGACCATCTTGGCGACACTTCTGGTGGTCAGCCGCCCACCACGATGATTCAGAAACATCGGAGACGACGGATGACGATTGCGAGGAGTCGGCTTCAAGGACATACGATACTCGCGGATGGCCTGCAGAGCGACATCCCCTATTGGGACCAGCCGTTCCTTCCTACCTTTCCCTTTTAAACTCACGATGCCGTCTGCTTCGTCGAGATCATTGAGATTGATCCCGACCACTTCGCTGACGCGCGCGCCGGTCGAATACATCGATTCCAGTAGAGCGCGGTCACGGAGGGAGAGGGGCGAGGGTCCAGTGGGAAACGTCATGAGGGATGCCGCATCATCCTTGGTCAGCACGCGCGGGAGGCGTTTGGGCAGTCTCGGGCTTCTCAGCGTTTCGGTCGGATTGGTTTTCACGAGCTCTTCACGGAGGAGGAAGCGAAAGAAACTGCGCAGGCTTGCCAACTTTCTCGCGAGGGATGCCGCTTTCTCACCTCGGCGGTCTAACGAGTGGAGATGGGCACGAATGTCGTCGGTGGAAATCGTCTCGACGCGAATTGGCGAAGTGTCCTTCTTCGTTCGTCTGAGGAATCCGGTGAACTGTTGAAGGTCGGAGCGATAGTTGCGGATCGTCTCAGGGGACGCATTCTGTTCGACCTGGAGGTACATTACGAAAGCCTTGATTGCGTCTTCCATGCGTCAAAATCCTCAAGGGCTCGCTGACTCAGTGCACGGCGCTTCTTCTCCTTGTCCCTTGGAGAGTTCGCCAAGGGGGGGAACAGGCCGAAATTGGTGTTCATCGGTTGGAAGTGACGAGGGTCCGATGAGGCGACGTGAGAAACGAGACATCCATGTGCCGTCGTGGCAGGAGGCGAGATCATCGGATGTCCAGCGAGGGCCCGCGCGGCGTTGATCCCGGCGAGACCACCCATGGCCGCCGACTCTGTATAGCCTTCCACGCCGACGAGTTGCCCTGCAAAGAAGAGGGAAGCGCGCGCTTTGAATTGTAGGGTATTGAGCAGCAGTTGGGGCGAATTGATAAAGGTATTGCGATGCAGACTGCCATAGCGGAGGAATTCGGCTTGTTCGAGGCCAGGGATCATGCGAAAGACGCGCTTCTGTTCCGGGTACGTGAGTTTGGTTTGAAATCCCACCAAGTTGTAACAGGTACGATGAATATTTTCTGTCCGCAATTGCACCACTGCCGCTGGTTCCACGCCAGTCCGTGGATCTTTGAGTCCCACCGGTTTCATCGGACCGAACTGCATCGTCTGGCGTCCGCGCTCGGCCAGCACTTCAATCGGTACACAGGCTTCAAAATAGGGTGTCTTCTC
The Candidatus Nitrospira nitrosa DNA segment above includes these coding regions:
- the argB gene encoding acetylglutamate kinase — its product is MNKLIKKADVLIEALPYIRTFRGKTVVVKYGGHAMTDPSLKERFAQDVVLLKYVGINPVIIHGGGPQIDKMLDRLGIQAKFRHGVRITDAATMEIVEMVLAGKINMELTDLITRHGGSAVGLSGKDGGLILSKPLTAKAWAESLDRDLDEEDAKGDFGLVGDIEKVDPGLLRNLQEDHYIPIIAPIGTDREGNTYNINADLVAGAIAGALRAEKLLMMTDIKGIRDANGRHLSTVSRKDVQRMMKKGIITEGMIPKVHACLDALGDGVGKAHIIDGRIPHAVLLEIFTRKGIGTEIVT
- the hslU gene encoding ATP-dependent protease ATPase subunit HslU yields the protein MMKPLTTEPVALNLNSLTPRQIVEELNRYVIGQKDAKRMVAIALRNRWRRQQLSPDLRDEVMPKNIIMIGPTGVGKTEIARRLAKLAEAPFIKVEASKFTEVGYVGRDVESIIRDLTELAINMVKTQRLAFVQHKAEQQAEERLLDLLLPPPPPRPGFVDSTTETATQAPPDSNEATRSKLRLQLREGKMDERTVEMEVKERGVPVGVISNVGGLDDLENNLRDMLGGMFQGKKKKRLMKVPEALKHLTQEEAQKLIDMDDTTREAINKVEQTGIVFLDEIDKIAGCERSSGPDVSREGVQRDLLPIVEGCTVNTKHGPVVTDHILFIAAGAFHVAKPSDLIPELQGRFPIRVELSPLSKEDFVRILTEPQGALVRQYQALLATEGLAIEFAKDGLEEIAEIAVQVNERTENIGARRLFTIMERLLEEISFEGPGWPDKRINITAAYVRDRLKDIVKDQDLSRYIL
- the hslV gene encoding ATP-dependent protease subunit HslV produces the protein MKIRSTTVLCVRRNGRVAMGCDGQVTVGTTVMKHNAKKIRRLHHDQVLAGFAGATADAFTLFEKFESKLEEYRGNLTRAAVELAKDWRTDRVLRRLEALLAVAGREQSFIITGTGDVVEPEDGILAIGSGGPYALAAARGLLRHSQLEAPVIVTEAMTIAGSIDIYTNQQILVEELQG
- a CDS encoding tyrosine recombinase XerC, producing MEDAIKAFVMYLQVEQNASPETIRNYRSDLQQFTGFLRRTKKDTSPIRVETISTDDIRAHLHSLDRRGEKAASLARKLASLRSFFRFLLREELVKTNPTETLRSPRLPKRLPRVLTKDDAASLMTFPTGPSPLSLRDRALLESMYSTGARVSEVVGINLNDLDEADGIVSLKGKGRKERLVPIGDVALQAIREYRMSLKPTPRNRHPSSPMFLNHRGGRLTTRSVAKMVALYSSRLVGGGVSPHTLRHSYATHLLDEGADLRSIQELLGHASLSTTQKYTHVAMDQLLAVYDRAHPRAQATRPPHGKDHKSS
- the trmFO gene encoding methylenetetrahydrofolate--tRNA-(uracil(54)-C(5))-methyltransferase (FADH(2)-oxidizing) TrmFO is translated as MRDDIVIVGGGLAGSEAAWQAATRGAKVTLYEMRPKEMTKAHKTGGLAELVCSNSLGSLDPLNAPGILKEEMRRLNSLIIASAEQARVPAGSALAVDRDVFSQHITRALEGHPNIRILHEEISEIPTDCLCIIATGPLTSDKLSQAIRGATKSQHLYFFDAISPIVDADSINMEIVFRASRYDKGGDDYLNCPMTADQYNAFYDAMMAAEKVQPKEFEKTPYFEACVPIEVLAERGRQTMQFGPMKPVGLKDPRTGVEPAAVVQLRTENIHRTCYNLVGFQTKLTYPEQKRVFRMIPGLEQAEFLRYGSLHRNTFINSPQLLLNTLQFKARASLFFAGQLVGVEGYTESAAMGGLAGINAARALAGHPMISPPATTAHGCLVSHVASSDPRHFQPMNTNFGLFPPLANSPRDKEKKRRALSQRALEDFDAWKTQSRLS